The following coding sequences are from one Gossypium hirsutum isolate 1008001.06 chromosome A12, Gossypium_hirsutum_v2.1, whole genome shotgun sequence window:
- the LOC107929585 gene encoding membrane protein of ER body-like protein isoform X5 produces MQSEITKTLTMEVSHQTVRNVEDQKGFGLSPAPVEHLHEEANVSFKHFEKEAKVDANVDLNGEIKEDLYCPNGSFKHIEEETKDANIDLIGEIEEDLMDLDVEGVLEKQNTHDLYCPNCNSCITKRVILVRRKPKVSMRHKPKRGKKPDLIPTSAGFVVSGDTPEIHSDPSPAAAPDEQDASREQEQKQEQEAFSCLSCFSVFIPIGNGCFKIFQFFRGGRQTEQPQSPQEIRQREHSESTQGTNLSENNLSPQGTNLSENTQSPSEINLEGKTQSPQGISQNEYPETPQLISGNDDTQSPQKRSHDANMSSPQCINNNEDAQKPQDIIWNGGTQSPKKRNRDANMSSPQHINPNEDAQKARDINRNEDTHSPQKISRNENAQNPQDVNQNDSKQRPQKIPTEKTNWILSIFGYYKSKGEYPPVQAGHAVSVQSAAVPTPSVINGEHIDATAIKLKEPGISDIFSSTDSSLLGKLKGESTVQKPDADLFQRNIAGDNDIKDIETGLLEPLLHPSVEVPPSSQTITETEHRGSDAGEVREWEILKSIVYGGLIESITSLGVVSSAAGAGADTLNVLALGVANLIGGLIIICHNLRELKNDQPRASDVEEDRYQVLLGQRQNFKLHAFVAILSFLLFGLVPPVVYGFSFHNSDDKDFKLAAMAGASLICIILLALGKGHVRKPNRAYFRTVFYYLSLGITASGISYVVGQLLKKLAEQLGLFDSSSTVSMPFLETIPMEVGRASY; encoded by the exons ATGCAATCTGAAATTACAAAAACCTTGACCATGGAAGTCAGTCATCAAACGGTGAGAAATGTAGAGGATCAGAAAGGCTTTGGTTTGAGCCCTGCCCCGGTTGAACATTTACATGAAGAAGCAAATGTAAGCTTCAAGCATTTTGAGAAAGAGGCCAAAGTAGATGCCAATGTTGACTTAAATGGAGAAATCAAAGAGGATTTGTACTGTCCAAATGGAAGTTTCAAGCACATTGAGGAAGAAACCAAAGATGCTAACATTGACTTAATCGGAGAAATAGAAGAGGATTTGATGGACTTAGATGTTGAAGGGGTTTTAGAGAAACAAAATACACATGATTTGTACTGTCCAAATTGCAATTCTTGTATCACAAAAAGGGTGATCCTTGTTAGAAGAAAACCTAAAGTTTCAATGCGCCACAAACCAAAGCGTGGCAAAAAGCCGGATCTGATTCCTACTTCTGCAGGTTTTGTTGTCAGTGGTGACACACCTGAAATACATTCAGATCCTAGTCCAGCAGCAGCACCTGACGAGCAAGATGCCAGTAGAGAACAAGAACAAAAACAAGAACAAGAAGCATTCAGCTGCTTATCATGCTTCAGCGTTTTCATTCCTATAG gaaatggttgtttcAAGATCTTTCAGTTCTTCAGAGGGGGGAGACAGACTGAACAGCCCCAAAGTCCACAAGAGATAAGACAGAGGGAACACTCAGAAAGTACCCAAGGAACCAACCTGAGTGAAAACAATCTAAGTCCACAAGGAACAAACCTGAGTGAGAACACACAAAGTCCTTCAGAGATTAACTTGGAGGGAAAAACACAAAGTCCTCAAGGTATTAGCCAGAACGAATACCCAGAAACTCCTCAACTGATAAGTGGCAATGATGACACACAAAGTCCTCAGAAGAGAAGCCATGATGCAAACATGAGTAGTCCTCAATGTATAAACAATAATGAAGATGCACAAAAACCTCAAGATATAATCTGGAATGGAGGTACACAAAGTCCTAAAAAGAGAAACCGCGATGCTAACATGAGTAGTCCTCAACATATAAATCCTAATGAAGATGCACAAAAAGCTCGAGATATAAACCGGAATGAAGATACACACAGTCCTCAAAAGATAAGCCGCAATGAAAATGCACAGAATCCACAGGATGTAAACCAGAATGACAGCAAGCAAAGACCTCAAAAGATACCTACAGAGAAAACAAATTGGATTTTATCTATTTTTGGATATTATAAGAGCAAAGGAG AATATCCACCTGTTCAAGCTGGTCATGCTGTATCAGTGCAAAGTGCTGCAGTGCCAACCCCATCAGTTATCAACGGTGAACATATAGATGCGACAGCTATAAAACTCAAAGAACCTGGAATAAGTGACATATTTTCCTCGACAGACAGCTCTCTACTTGGCAAGCTGAAAGGTGAATCTACAGTGCAGAAGCCAGATGCTGATTTGTTTCAGAGAAATATTG CAGGTGACAATGACATAAAGGATATTGAAACTGGGTTACTCGAGCCATTATTACATCCCAGTGTGGAAGTGCCACCTTCGTCTCAAACAATAACAGAAACTGAACATAGAGGTAGTGATGCTGGTGAAGTTCGTGAATGGGAAATTCTGAAAAGTATCGTCTATGGTGGATTAATTGAATCAATCACAAGTTTAGGGGTTGTGTCTTCTGCAGCCGGTGCTGGTGCCGATACAT TGAATGTTTTGGCTTTGGGAGTGGCAAATCTGATTGGAGGACTTATCATCATTTGCCATAAT CTTAGGGAACTGAAAAATGACCAACCTCGAGCTTCTGATGTTGAGGAAGATCGGTACCAAGTGCTGTTAGGACAGAGACAGAATTTCAAACTGCATGCATTTGTAGCTATTTTATCATTCCTCTTATTTGGCTTGGTTCCTCCTGTCGTCTATGGCTTCTCGTTTCACAATAGCGATGATAAAGACTTCAAGCTAGCAGCAATGGCCGGTGCTTCTCTAATATGCATCATTTTGCTTGCACTAGGGAAAGGTCATGTTAGAAAACCAAACCGAGCTTATTTCCGAACTGTATTTTATTACCTCAGCCTTGGGATAACGGCATCTGGCATCTCATACGTAGTTGGTCAACTGTTGAAAAAACTCGCCGAGCAGCTCGGTTTGTTCGACTCGAGTTCAACTGTCAGCATGCCGTTTTTGGAGACAATACCAATGGAGGTGGGAAGGGCATCCTATTGA